From the Phyllopteryx taeniolatus isolate TA_2022b chromosome 16, UOR_Ptae_1.2, whole genome shotgun sequence genome, one window contains:
- the LOC133465724 gene encoding septin-9-like isoform X6 has protein sequence MTDTVEPDAMESYGERPAAPVVDFSYVGIDAILEQMRRKAMKQGFELNIMVVGQSGLGKSTLMNTLFKSKVSRKSVMATAQEKIPKTIEIKSISHDIEEKGVRMKLTVIDTPGFGDQINNENCWQPIMKFINDQYEAYLQEEININRKKRIPDSRVHCCIYFIPPTGHCLRPLDVEFMRRLSKVVNIVPVIAKADTLTLEERDFFKKKIREELRANGIDIYPQKEFDEDAEDRMINEKIREMIPFAVVGSDQEYQVNGRRLLGRKTKWGTIEVENIAHCEFAYLRDLLIRTHMQNIKDITSSIHYEMYRVRRLNENNTAASHTNGVPEHHLTAHEI, from the exons ATGACCGACACCGTGGAGCCCGATGCCATGGAATCGTACGGCGAGAGACCTGCAGCCCCAGTGGTGGACTTCAGTTATGTAGGCATTGATGCCATCCTGGAGCAGATGAGGAGGAAGGCTATGAAGCAAGGTTTTGAGCTCAACATCATGGTTGTGG GACAGAGTGGCCTGGGCAAGTCTACTCTGATGAACACGCTGTTCAAGTCGAAAGTCAGTCGCAAGTCTGTGATGGCCACTGCCCAGGAAAAGATCCCCAAGACAattgaaatcaaatcaatcagTCATG ACATCGAAGAGAAGGGAGTGAGAATGAAGCTGACAGTTATTGACACACCAGGCTTTGGAGACCAGATAAACAATGAGAACTG CTGGCAGCCCATCATGAAATTTATTAATGACCAGTACGAGGCCTATCTGCAGGAGGAGATAAACATTAACAGGAAGAAGAGGATCCCTGACTCCAGAGTCCACTGCTGCATATACTTCATCCCGCCTACTGGACACTG TTTGCGGCCTCTTGATGTGGAGTTCATGAGGCGTCTCAGTAAGGTGGTCAACATAGTTCCAGTTATTGCCAAAGCGGATACACTCACCTTAGAGGAGAGGGACTTCTTTAAAAAGAAG ATTAGGGAAGAGCTGCGAGCCAATGGGATTGACATCTACCCTCAAAAAGAGTTTGACGAGGATGCCGAGGACAGGATGATCAATGAGAAGATCAGA GAAATGATTCCGTTTGCTGTTGTGGGCAGCGATCAGGAGTACCAGGTCAATGGCAGGAGGTTGCTGGGGAGGAAGACCAAGTGGGGAACCATTGAAG TTGAAAACATAGCACACTGCGAGTTTGCCTATTTACGGGATCTCCTCATCAG AACGCATATGCAGAACATTAAGGACATCACCAGCAGCATCCACTACGAAATGTACCGCGTGAGGCGCCTCAATGAGAACAACACGGCGGCGTCTCACACTAACGGGGTGCCGGAACATCATCTTACCGCCCACGAAATATAG